Proteins from a single region of Streptococcus oralis:
- the esaA gene encoding type VII secretion protein EsaA translates to MNSPHKEKRYLKILTAVACVSLLSGSLVYFALKDQSLHYSSEIKQTAKVQYALVNEDKGARFENTDYNLGSDFVTLINQDTENNWETTNRSVAEAGLKSGQFDAVITLPSDFSEKLLSLESVSPEKATVSYQIREGQNEQANQAVHSQVNTVLQGFNQRVVRMYFSSIIRNLSDAQTNVNQMASTELSQNTFIISNIQAPFSTLPDSFRSTQSIANSLKTDNELFKTQQEAFVKSVASSMEANNNSLDVSGKALESTTNSVNEFSKEANTRLEKSTDQYKEQSEKDKATLEKQWTDDQKHYFDLYNALYTVGNAKLKELQSSDTATGSFMADFKAKAGEYKTAQSKVKGNLEAQITSLEKEVAELRALRETIAETYYGSKDLSDQTATDKDIRSAILNLMTKPENRSKLPKQYIEAIASHLPMISSGDLSALIAKLEQDKLISSDEATTYRNALKIVSNYSSELGGSLGQNTTFKYLSSAATVTSPVTYPIHQTLEFDPSTGSQTVQLNIDDAKMGNLELEGVTKDSIEASIRQQLKDTGYHVTAAVSGNTIQVTFVNERTASTTPVASSGSGGSSTSNAGASDAATSTNSTSTSERTAATPTTSSEVSQPSYATLPKKVSVTISGQIKWNLSDDVKKNSYNQVGYSWTDGSSVQASAQLSVFNGKYDTLAEDLPAILKNFQNLDLTAQQIVTLFASPGASLDINQFAGTLSSGTLVQKASPDSVYSLYNNLTDDERASEISDVLVTKYRLAGDNLYKQVDQQLKDVTDILGEKENPKEGTLHQVYQSLPDSDLLVKQASALNTWYGEMQKVLDEAHNQWKDSEKLAYESVVNDQNPQPEKMNTSKLEEDVKSLLSQYDSLRDSSKKAAQATADGAAQVRDISPQIQQLNETTESVQKSADGVLSSLNQSVKETSGTVEKNTSYAEQFGKVLANAKSGGADNKQVFNFLSDPITTKVTEGKTQAASHISIIPYYMTLLLSVISFVIAMTIGRFVKDRQEREETDLLTTKKWDLKLQSFLPTIITVAVGSILFSGVTIGVATAANGFLWFIYSFMLMASLILMLSYGLKKAPYPTYIVSASLLGFYLLLTPILGVATQSGSFLNFLYRMSPLQNIENGFSYLLVGGSLSIVTILLLLLFVGIGVSLNLFTRKK, encoded by the coding sequence ATGAATAGTCCTCATAAAGAAAAACGATACTTAAAAATTTTAACTGCAGTAGCATGCGTATCCCTGTTATCAGGTTCTCTTGTTTATTTTGCATTAAAGGATCAGAGCCTTCACTATTCAAGTGAGATCAAGCAAACTGCTAAGGTTCAATATGCGCTTGTGAATGAAGATAAAGGTGCAAGGTTTGAAAATACTGATTATAATTTAGGCTCGGATTTTGTCACTTTAATTAATCAGGATACAGAGAATAACTGGGAGACAACTAATCGTAGCGTGGCTGAAGCAGGATTGAAGTCTGGTCAGTTTGATGCAGTTATTACTCTTCCGTCAGACTTTTCTGAGAAATTGTTGAGCTTAGAGAGTGTTTCTCCAGAAAAAGCCACTGTTTCTTACCAGATTCGCGAAGGGCAAAACGAACAAGCTAATCAGGCTGTCCACAGTCAAGTTAATACAGTCTTACAAGGATTTAACCAACGGGTGGTTCGGATGTATTTTTCGAGCATCATTCGGAATCTTTCAGATGCACAGACGAATGTGAATCAGATGGCATCTACAGAGTTGTCTCAAAATACGTTCATCATTTCAAATATTCAAGCTCCATTTTCGACCCTACCAGATTCATTTAGAAGTACTCAATCCATTGCAAATAGTCTGAAGACGGATAATGAACTCTTTAAGACCCAACAAGAAGCTTTTGTTAAATCAGTCGCAAGCAGCATGGAAGCGAACAACAACTCTTTAGATGTTTCTGGGAAAGCCCTTGAGTCTACAACAAACTCTGTGAATGAGTTTTCAAAAGAAGCTAATACTCGTCTTGAAAAGTCAACCGACCAATATAAGGAGCAATCTGAAAAAGATAAGGCTACCTTGGAAAAACAATGGACAGATGATCAGAAACATTATTTTGACTTGTATAATGCCCTTTACACTGTCGGGAATGCTAAATTAAAAGAATTGCAGTCTTCCGATACGGCAACCGGTTCCTTTATGGCAGATTTCAAGGCTAAGGCGGGGGAGTATAAAACTGCACAAAGTAAGGTCAAGGGGAACTTAGAGGCACAAATCACTTCTTTAGAAAAAGAAGTAGCGGAGCTTAGAGCACTCAGGGAGACCATTGCAGAGACTTATTATGGCTCTAAGGATTTAAGTGATCAGACAGCTACTGATAAAGATATTCGCTCGGCTATTTTGAACTTAATGACGAAGCCAGAAAATCGAAGCAAACTCCCTAAGCAGTATATTGAGGCAATTGCTAGTCACTTACCGATGATTTCATCTGGAGATTTGAGTGCTCTCATTGCTAAATTAGAGCAAGATAAATTGATCTCATCAGATGAGGCTACAACTTATCGTAATGCACTGAAAATTGTGTCTAACTACAGTAGCGAGTTGGGTGGCTCTTTAGGACAAAATACAACCTTTAAGTATCTGTCCTCAGCGGCTACTGTTACTAGTCCAGTGACCTATCCCATTCACCAAACTCTAGAATTTGATCCGTCAACTGGTAGTCAGACAGTCCAATTGAACATCGATGATGCAAAGATGGGGAATCTTGAACTGGAAGGTGTGACGAAAGATTCAATTGAAGCCTCTATCCGTCAACAGTTAAAAGATACAGGCTATCATGTGACAGCTGCAGTATCAGGAAATACAATTCAAGTCACATTTGTCAATGAAAGAACGGCGTCAACTACTCCTGTCGCCTCTTCGGGCTCAGGGGGATCAAGTACTTCAAATGCGGGTGCAAGTGATGCAGCAACATCTACAAATTCCACTTCTACAAGTGAAAGAACGGCAGCAACGCCAACTACTTCATCAGAAGTCAGTCAACCAAGCTATGCGACACTTCCTAAAAAGGTGAGTGTCACGATTAGTGGTCAGATAAAGTGGAATTTATCTGATGATGTGAAAAAGAATTCCTATAACCAAGTAGGTTATAGTTGGACAGATGGAAGTTCAGTTCAAGCTAGTGCTCAATTATCTGTCTTTAATGGTAAGTATGACACTTTGGCTGAGGATTTACCTGCGATTCTGAAAAACTTCCAAAACCTAGACCTTACTGCCCAACAAATCGTTACTTTATTTGCATCACCAGGGGCAAGTTTAGATATCAATCAATTTGCAGGCACGCTATCAAGTGGTACTCTCGTACAAAAGGCTAGTCCAGATTCTGTATATAGTCTCTACAATAATCTAACTGACGATGAACGGGCTTCAGAAATATCGGATGTTTTAGTTACGAAGTATCGACTTGCAGGAGATAATTTATACAAACAGGTAGATCAGCAATTAAAGGATGTGACAGATATTCTAGGTGAAAAAGAGAATCCTAAAGAAGGCACCCTTCATCAAGTGTATCAGTCTCTCCCAGACTCAGATTTGCTTGTTAAGCAAGCTTCTGCCTTAAATACCTGGTATGGGGAAATGCAGAAGGTCTTAGATGAGGCTCATAATCAGTGGAAAGATTCTGAGAAACTTGCTTATGAATCAGTTGTCAATGATCAAAATCCACAACCAGAGAAGATGAATACCTCTAAGCTGGAAGAAGATGTGAAGTCACTTTTGTCTCAATACGATAGCTTACGAGATAGTTCTAAAAAAGCTGCACAAGCTACAGCTGATGGAGCTGCTCAGGTACGAGATATCTCACCACAAATCCAACAGTTAAACGAGACAACAGAGTCGGTTCAAAAGTCTGCAGATGGTGTTCTTTCCAGTCTGAATCAGAGTGTGAAGGAAACAAGTGGTACAGTTGAGAAAAATACCTCTTATGCAGAACAGTTTGGAAAGGTGCTTGCCAATGCGAAAAGTGGAGGTGCTGATAACAAGCAAGTGTTTAATTTCTTATCCGATCCAATTACTACAAAAGTTACAGAAGGTAAGACACAGGCAGCTAGTCACATTTCCATCATCCCCTATTATATGACCTTGTTGTTATCGGTTATTTCTTTTGTGATAGCTATGACGATCGGACGCTTTGTTAAAGATAGACAGGAAAGGGAAGAAACTGATCTTTTGACAACGAAAAAGTGGGACTTGAAACTTCAAAGTTTCTTACCGACAATCATAACAGTTGCTGTTGGTTCGATTTTGTTTTCAGGAGTTACAATAGGAGTAGCAACAGCAGCCAATGGATTCTTATGGTTCATTTATAGCTTTATGTTAATGGCAAGTTTGATTTTGATGCTATCTTACGGCTTGAAGAAAGCTCCGTATCCGACTTATATTGTATCCGCATCCCTCTTAGGTTTTTATCTCCTACTAACTCCTATTTTGGGAGTAGCAACTCAATCAGGAAGTTTCCTTAATTTCTTATATCGAATGTCTCCGTTACAAAATATTGAAAATGGCTTTAGTTATCTCTTGGTTGGTGGTAGCTTAAGCATTGTAACGATTCTTCTACTCTTATTATTTGTAGGAATCGGAGTTAGTCTTAATCTCTTTACAAGAAAGAAATAA
- a CDS encoding WXG100 family type VII secretion target, whose amino-acid sequence MPAISLTPEQLKSEAQTYTNASEQLKDAINKVSGANGRLQGQWQGAAFQSYLEQFQQLSVSVTQMEQLLESIHAQLNQYADTVADRDRQDATSFGLN is encoded by the coding sequence ATGCCAGCAATTTCGTTGACCCCAGAACAGTTAAAGTCTGAAGCACAAACTTATACCAATGCTTCTGAACAATTGAAAGATGCCATTAACAAAGTTTCAGGCGCAAATGGTCGTCTTCAAGGACAATGGCAGGGTGCGGCTTTCCAATCTTACTTGGAACAATTCCAACAATTATCAGTAAGCGTAACTCAAATGGAACAACTTCTTGAAAGTATCCATGCACAATTGAATCAATACGCAGATACTGTTGCTGATCGTGACCGTCAGGATGCAACTTCATTTGGTTTGAATTAA
- the rlmD gene encoding 23S rRNA (uracil(1939)-C(5))-methyltransferase RlmD encodes MLKKNDIVEVEIVDLTHEGAGVAKVEGLVFFVENALPTEKILMRVLKVNKKIGFGKVEEYLVQSPHRNQDLDLAYLRSGIADLGHLAYPEQLKFKTKQVKDSLYKIAGIRDVEVAETLGMEHPVKYRNKAQVPVRRVNGVLETGFFRKNSHDLMPLEDFFIQDPMIDEVVVALRDLLRRYDLKPYDEKEQSGLIRNLVVRRGHYSGQIMVILVTTRPKVFRVDQLIEQLIKQFPEIVSVVQNINDQNTNAIFGKDWRTLYGQDYITDQMLGNDFQISGPAFYQVNTEMAEKLYQTAIDFAELKGDDVVIDAYSGIGTIGLSVAKHVKEVYGVEVIPEAVENSQKNASINGITNAHYVCDTAENAMKNWLKEGIQPTAILVDPPRKGLTESFIKAGSQTGADRIAYISCNVATMARDIKLYQELGYELKKIQPVDLFPQTHHIEVVGLLERKG; translated from the coding sequence ATGTTAAAGAAAAATGATATTGTAGAAGTTGAAATTGTTGATTTGACCCATGAAGGGGCAGGAGTTGCCAAGGTAGAAGGCTTGGTCTTTTTTGTAGAGAATGCTCTTCCGACTGAGAAAATTCTTATGCGTGTCCTTAAAGTCAATAAAAAAATTGGCTTTGGGAAAGTTGAAGAATACCTTGTTCAATCACCTCATCGTAACCAAGATTTAGATTTGGCTTACCTGCGTTCAGGAATTGCTGACTTGGGGCATCTTGCCTACCCAGAACAGCTCAAGTTTAAAACCAAGCAAGTCAAAGACAGTCTCTACAAAATTGCTGGCATTAGAGATGTAGAGGTCGCTGAAACGCTGGGTATGGAACATCCAGTCAAGTACCGAAATAAGGCACAGGTGCCCGTTCGTCGAGTGAATGGTGTCTTGGAAACAGGTTTTTTCCGTAAAAATTCGCATGATCTCATGCCACTGGAAGATTTCTTTATCCAAGATCCTATGATTGATGAGGTAGTAGTGGCCCTACGCGACTTGCTCCGTCGTTATGATTTGAAACCTTATGATGAAAAGGAACAGTCTGGCTTGATTCGAAACCTCGTTGTGCGTCGTGGGCACTATTCAGGACAAATCATGGTCATTTTGGTAACCACTCGTCCGAAAGTTTTCCGTGTTGACCAATTGATCGAACAACTAATCAAGCAATTTCCAGAGATTGTCTCTGTCGTGCAAAATATCAACGACCAGAATACCAATGCTATTTTCGGTAAGGACTGGCGAACACTTTATGGTCAAGACTACATTACCGACCAAATGTTGGGAAATGACTTCCAAATATCTGGACCAGCCTTCTATCAGGTCAATACAGAAATGGCTGAGAAACTCTATCAAACAGCCATTGACTTTGCAGAGTTAAAAGGAGATGATGTGGTGATTGATGCTTACTCAGGAATTGGAACGATTGGATTGTCTGTTGCGAAACATGTAAAGGAAGTCTACGGTGTTGAAGTGATTCCAGAAGCCGTGGAGAATAGCCAGAAAAATGCTAGTATAAATGGCATCACTAATGCCCACTATGTATGTGATACAGCTGAAAATGCTATGAAGAATTGGCTCAAGGAAGGTATCCAACCAACCGCTATCCTAGTCGACCCACCAAGAAAAGGCCTCACAGAAAGCTTTATCAAGGCAGGTAGTCAAACAGGAGCAGACCGCATTGCCTATATCTCCTGCAATGTTGCAACCATGGCGCGTGATATCAAACTCTACCAAGAGTTGGGCTATGAATTGAAGAAAATCCAGCCGGTGGATCTATTTCCTCAAACGCACCATATCGAGGTTGTAGGACTGCTGGAGAGAAAGGGATAA
- a CDS encoding DUF1002 domain-containing protein has protein sequence MRKKFFLTSAAILWAATAMTSVHAATDVQKVIDETYVQPEYVLGSSLSEDQKNQTLSKLGYDASKDTKDIKTMTPDIYSKIMNVANDASLQLYSSAKIQKLGDKSPLEVKIETPENITKVTQDMYRNAAVTLGVEHAKITVAAPIPVTGESALAGIYYSLEANGAKVPQANKDLAQEELKALSDINAENKDKSGYDANKLNVALADIKAGIAKAKEAKGNLTEEDVRKIVEDTLKNYKLDQVITGNQVNIIINFALNLSKSDILNNADFTKTLNDLKESIVSQAGDSFKNINLNFDANKALEDGGNFFSSLWQAIVNFFKSFGA, from the coding sequence ATGAGAAAGAAATTCTTTCTAACAAGTGCTGCAATATTGTGGGCTGCAACAGCTATGACGAGTGTCCACGCAGCAACAGATGTTCAAAAAGTAATCGATGAAACCTATGTACAACCCGAATATGTCCTAGGTTCTTCTCTATCTGAAGACCAGAAAAATCAAACTCTTAGCAAACTTGGCTATGACGCATCAAAAGACACCAAAGATATCAAAACTATGACACCTGATATCTATTCGAAAATTATGAATGTGGCTAATGATGCTAGTCTACAGCTCTATTCTTCAGCTAAGATTCAAAAGCTAGGAGATAAGTCGCCTCTAGAGGTCAAGATTGAAACGCCTGAAAATATCACCAAGGTGACGCAGGATATGTACCGTAACGCAGCAGTGACGCTGGGAGTGGAGCATGCCAAAATCACAGTTGCAGCTCCTATTCCAGTTACAGGTGAGAGCGCCCTTGCAGGGATTTACTACTCGTTAGAGGCCAATGGTGCTAAAGTACCGCAAGCCAATAAAGACTTGGCCCAAGAGGAGCTAAAAGCCTTATCAGATATCAATGCTGAAAACAAGGACAAGTCAGGCTACGATGCCAATAAACTCAATGTCGCTTTGGCAGATATCAAGGCAGGAATCGCAAAGGCAAAAGAAGCCAAAGGCAATCTGACAGAAGAAGATGTTCGCAAAATTGTAGAAGACACACTAAAAAACTACAAACTCGATCAGGTTATAACAGGAAACCAGGTCAATATCATCATCAATTTTGCACTCAACCTTTCAAAGAGTGACATTTTGAACAATGCTGATTTCACTAAAACCCTAAATGACCTCAAGGAAAGTATTGTTTCCCAAGCTGGAGATAGTTTTAAAAATATCAATCTCAACTTTGATGCCAATAAAGCGCTGGAAGACGGGGGCAACTTCTTTAGCTCCCTTTGGCAAGCCATTGTCAACTTCTTCAAGAGTTTTGGTGCTTAG
- a CDS encoding lysozyme family protein — protein sequence MFKFIRRVLVLAVFLLAGYKAYHIHQDVKQVMTYQPMVREILSERDTPANEELVLAMIYTETKGKERDVMQSSESASGATNTINDDASSIRQGIQTLTDNLYLAQSKGVDVWTAVQAYNFGPAYIDFIAQNGKENTLALAKRYSRETVAPILGNTTGKTYTYINPISIFHGAELYENGGNYYYSRQVRFNLYIMKFFNFF from the coding sequence ATGTTTAAATTTATAAGAAGAGTGCTTGTGCTAGCAGTCTTCCTTTTAGCAGGATACAAAGCTTATCATATCCATCAGGATGTTAAACAAGTCATGACCTACCAACCCATGGTTCGAGAAATCTTGAGCGAAAGAGATACTCCAGCCAATGAAGAGTTGGTGCTCGCCATGATTTATACCGAAACGAAGGGAAAAGAGCGGGATGTCATGCAGTCTAGTGAGTCTGCTAGTGGCGCTACCAATACCATCAATGACGATGCCTCTAGTATTCGCCAAGGGATACAAACACTAACAGATAACCTCTATTTGGCACAGAGCAAAGGAGTAGATGTCTGGACCGCCGTTCAAGCCTATAATTTTGGACCTGCCTATATCGACTTTATCGCTCAAAATGGCAAGGAAAATACTCTGGCATTAGCCAAGCGTTACTCCCGAGAAACGGTCGCTCCAATCCTTGGTAATACTACAGGGAAGACCTACACCTATATTAACCCTATTTCTATCTTTCACGGTGCCGAACTCTATGAAAATGGTGGAAATTATTACTACTCGAGACAGGTTCGCTTTAATCTCTATATCATGAAATTCTTTAATTTCTTCTAA
- a CDS encoding nucleoid-associated protein produces MDIYIKKAIIHQFSPDDTELFLADKFLNITPKIEEYLRKKIERVYSDEAKTGIFEEENPFFNHITDDLLETSVTLANLWKEEFSISENLKTNDLIFVQFSKEGVEHFAFLRIALRETLIHLGGEVDNPIKLTQNNLPGFGTGADEALVVNLQSRKYHLIEKRIKYNGTFLNYFSDNLLAVAPKISPKKSIKELEKTAQRIAETFNTDDFQFQSKVKSAIFNNLEENNELSPEKLANDLFDNNLTARLSFIDQVKEAVPEPVQFDEIDASRQLKKFENQKLSLSNGIELIVPNNVYQDAESVEFIQNDNGTYSILIKNIEDIQSK; encoded by the coding sequence ATGGACATTTATATTAAGAAAGCTATTATCCATCAGTTCAGCCCAGATGATACCGAGCTGTTTCTAGCGGATAAATTTCTCAATATCACTCCAAAAATCGAAGAATACCTGCGCAAAAAAATCGAACGTGTGTATTCAGATGAAGCTAAGACTGGGATTTTCGAAGAAGAAAATCCCTTCTTCAATCATATCACGGATGATTTGTTGGAGACATCAGTAACACTGGCTAATCTCTGGAAAGAGGAGTTTAGCATTTCTGAAAATCTCAAGACCAATGACTTGATTTTTGTTCAGTTTTCTAAAGAAGGCGTTGAGCATTTCGCTTTCTTGCGAATTGCCCTGCGGGAAACCTTGATTCACCTTGGAGGAGAAGTTGATAATCCAATCAAGCTAACTCAGAATAATCTTCCTGGATTTGGAACGGGAGCTGACGAGGCCTTGGTGGTCAATCTTCAAAGTCGCAAGTACCATCTCATCGAGAAACGGATCAAGTACAATGGGACTTTCCTGAACTATTTTTCAGATAATCTCCTAGCCGTTGCTCCCAAGATTTCACCAAAGAAATCCATCAAGGAATTGGAAAAAACGGCTCAGAGAATTGCTGAGACTTTTAACACAGATGATTTTCAATTCCAATCCAAGGTCAAATCAGCGATTTTCAACAATCTTGAAGAAAACAATGAGTTGTCTCCTGAGAAATTGGCTAATGACCTTTTTGACAACAATCTGACAGCTCGTTTGAGCTTTATCGACCAAGTAAAGGAAGCCGTACCAGAACCAGTCCAGTTTGATGAGATTGATGCCAGTCGTCAGCTCAAGAAATTTGAAAACCAAAAACTCTCCTTGTCAAATGGAATTGAGCTCATCGTTCCCAATAACGTCTATCAAGATGCGGAATCGGTCGAGTTTATCCAAAATGACAATGGAACCTATTCTATCTTAATCAAAAATATCGAGGATATTCAAAGTAAATAA